The window CAAAGTCAGACATCAGCTTCGCGTTTTATGCAAATTCTGATTCATTTCGGTGTTTTGTAACAATATGTAGCTAAAATTTATCTCAAACTTTTACATCTGAATAGATTGGTTCAGAGAGATCTTAGTTTTGGAGATTGAAGAAGCAGAtaagaaaatattaaatattacaaaGTGTGCCCATTAGCACGACAAATCGGTTCAGAAATTGAGGGATCTATGAAAATAAATTGTTATCGCGAGTTACCGTAATAAACTTTGAGGTAATTAGGATTGAATTCATCAGGAATATCATCAATTTGCTCGTCTTGGGGCTCGGGGTCGTCGACTAACATGTCGTCTCTTTCATTCTGAGCTTCTTTAGTCATACTTGAACGGAGCTACAGCTTTCACAAAAAGCCTAACAAAACCGTCCCCAATTACATATATCAGCTCATTAAAATTCACGGATTTCGGAACTTTGAGAAATCAGCTCAGATCTTAAGCACTTACGGAAATATAACCAACGAAAATTAAAATGCGGGTCgatgtaaaaccctaaaattactCAAATTAATACTTGACGTAAGAATCGAGCAACACAATAACATGAAATTAACAGAGTGAGTAGCGACCTGAAAATGTGTGTACGGAATCAGAGGCACCGGTGTGGTGGAAACCGTGAGGATGGATTTGGGGAAGATGAAATGGCGGGAAAGAGTGAAGGACATATGTTAAGAAAGGATATTTGGCGGGAAGATGAAAAGTTAATGGTCTTGTGTGGGCTGAACCTGAGTTAACTTGATTAATAGCCCATATATGGTTTTGGGGCTTCTCAATCTTCCGcaaaacaatttaaaaaataGTGGGTAAAAATGAATGTTACTGGTGGAAGATATTATCTTAACGGAAAATTTCCAGAAAAAGTCTTAAAATTTTACCTTAATTTACAAAAAAATTCTCAAACTAAAATTTATTTACGAAAAAACATGAATTATCGGTAAAAATAACGATTTAACCCTTTTTTATCCTATGTTTTGCTACTTCAGGTGAGTTCTCATGAACTTATTATATAaactatgtgattatgttatgtgaAACCACAAAAAAAGCCTAATAAGTGAGGGGAGTGCTTATTGATTGGGCAATTGGAGGAAAGCCTTGCAGAAAGGGAATCTAGTTGTTCAGTCTAGGTGGCTATGTACGGATGGTCGATCATGCGGAGCATCTATGAGGAAGGTGGTCTATGCAGGACAACTAGAGAAAAAAATATTTAAGTTATGAAATCTAGTTTTGACCAATTTTAGAACgtatcattcatatatgtttatttatatgtGATAGGATGTAAGTAATATATGACTTATTACTTTATGTGCTATTATGTGTATTGTATATGATCTATATAATGGGTGTGTGTTGTATTACTCGCTAAATCTTAGACTCGCAATTGATACTTTATGTTTGTAGTTGAAAGTCCTTTAGGCTCGGAGGGGAAGGGGTTTATATGATTAGGATATTTGAACATTTTCGGAGGGGCATGATATCTAGCTACACGTTCATTATTATGttatggttttcaaaacatgacATAGCTTCCACAATTTCACTATGTTGGTACTAATATGACTTGAAAAGACAACTTTATATTTTACCAAGGATTATGAATAAAACTTTTTGGTAAACATATAATAtcattttcaaaaaatttaagatTGGATCTTTGAGATATTACAAAACATAAATCTTATAATTATCCATGCAGATACTTAGTTGGatttaaaattgaaaatgcaAGGAAACACCATTTCAAATCATTCAATTTAAACCATTTTGAGTCTATCGCTTTCAACATAATCATTCATAGTTTAGTCTTTTACTCAActataaaaacttattttttaactataAATTATGGTAGATCCGACTTTTAATAGATTAATGGTTTTTACTTTTAAATACTATATATTCATTTTGTTTAAAAAGGTTTTGAAAAATACACAATCACATATCAAGCTCTTTTAATCAAAACATCAGCAGGGCTATCTAACCCGTTGTGTTTCACAGCAAAAGGGTTATAGGGAATGGTAACATCCTTAGCATCTTGCCACATATAATTTTttccaatcacatatgattttttttaagcaACGTATGATAGAAAGAATTATAGCATCTATGTTGTAAAAAATAAGGAGTGACAACATCTAAATgtcgttttattttttattttgaaaaagaaaaagaaaccaaCTGATAAccccttcttttctttttcttctcggTGCATGACTAATGATCATGGTCGGCCTTACGTATTATGTAATTAAGTTATGGCTTAGGGCCCCATTTTGTAAAAGGACTCCACTTACCCGAATCCTTTAATGTCCATTGTCGATATTTTTTTCTCCATTCGTTGATACGCATGCCTGATGCCCTCAAATCAAAAGTGACGATCACACTTATATTCTTCTTTCATCCTTCTCCATTCTCGCACTCTGAATACTGATTATCGAATCCTGGCTTCTACAATCTCGATTGTTGAACACTGAAAGGCTACCTAAACCGATGAAATTTTTTCCTTCTACATTATTAGCTTCTTTGATGAATTTCTCTGATTCTCCATTGCTCATAAATCTATAATGATTCATTGATTCAAGGTACGTGCAATGTTTTCACTTGATTTTTCCATCATTTGAATATCTGTTAGGGTTAATAGCCGATTAGGATTAATTTTTTCTATTATTTGATTTTCCATTGTTTTCACTTGTTATTTGTTTCtcattgattttttatttttgagtaaGTGTTTCCACTCATATTTTACGTTGCTGGCTTGCTGCTTGAAGCTAAGGAATGTTGTCATTTTAATTAAATCACTTGAGTTAGTGATTTTCGAtttctttttttctttgtttATGTAACATGAAGCTAAACAATGTTGGTTATTGATcgtttctatatatgttgcttgtTCATTGATTTCTATGTGGAACTATACATATTTGAGTTAAAATAATCCAATAAGTTTGAGGTATCATTTTAATTAAAACAGGGTAAGTATGCaagtttaaatagaaaaaaaaaaatacaacctTCACTTTTATGTTTGTTATTAATATAGAATTTGAGTATAGTACAAACCAAAGGAACTTAAAATTTTGGTTCATTTAAAGAATCCAAATTTTGGTTCATTTAAAGAATCCAAACCCGTTAACCCGCCTCTGCTAACCACCCGTTCTTAACGAGACCACTAGTGACTTTGGCGAAAGTGAGGAGACAAGTTTGGCGAGGTGGAAGCGAGCCCGTGGGCCATTTCTTCCATCCTAACGACCCAATTCCATACGTGCGTGATTGAATAAAGTTGATGACTTATTTTTCACTTTAAGATAATTTTagtaataaatttagatgaataGAAACTTACTTAAAATGATATATTCACTTTCAATGAATATCGCAAGGAAACGCGCTTACACGCGTTAAAAAAAAAATGCCAAAACAATTACAAAACATCGTGCTCCTGTCGGTTGCTTAGCTATTTCTCACTCCTCCTCACTCCTCACGAAAGCAAGAGCAGGAGGGAGTAAAGACGAGTACTCCCAGACAAACCATTTTCCTGTGTGGTAGCTCCACCGCATCACCGCCGTGTCTTCGCCGTCACAGCTCCGTAAGTAGCCTCTTTCGCTAGATCTGCTCACGTACACAATGAATGTCTTCGAATTTACTTTGTTCTTTCTCGTTTGGATTCAATCTCACACCACAATTGTATTTCTTTCATTTTTCGTTGTAGTTATTTCGTCATTTTCCGATTTACCTATTTACTTTACCAAATTTCAGGGAGGAGATATCATTGAAACAGCTGCAATTTTCAACCTAGTGACCAGAAATGAAGCACGGGGGAGTTTGGGATGCAATTACGTGTTTCGCCGCCGTATTAGTGTTCCTGCAGTGCTCCTGCTCGGCGGCTGGATTAGTTACTTGTTCTGGAATTGTGCCGATGGCATACCGGAGCGATAAGATCTCAATAACTGATTTTGGTGCTGTCGGAGATGGTAGAACGCTGAATACGAAAGCGTTCAGGGAGGCGATTTACCGGATTGAGCATTTGAAGAGGAGAGGAGGGACGCTTCTTTACATTCCTCCTGGTGTTTATCTAACAGAGAGCTTCAATCTTACTAGTCGAATGACTCTGTATCTAGCTAAAGGCGCTGTTATCCAAGCTACACAGGTACTCAGAtccattttaatttttttgcaAAAATCTCAGAAATCTACACACAGATTTGCAACTCAAACACAGTTTTTGTACCTTAAAACAAGTTTCAGTAGCTGGAATACTTCAAATTGGAAGTCATTGCAATAATTTGTCTATACTCTGTCTTTTCATTGATTTTAATGTACTTTTTTTGAAATGAGTTGTTGAATTTGTCAAGTTATGGTGTAGTTTATTGACTTTTGAGCTAACGGACTTAATTTGCTACAAAACAAAAGGAAAACAACAATCTCTGCATATCTGAAAAACAATTACTTCATGTTCTTCCAATTGCAGTTTCACAGTGCATCCACAAATCCAGAaacaaattgtatttattttgcaTTGTTGCTATTTGGAGACGAGACTATTAAATATAGTTCCCAAAAACAGTTTGTACTTATTTTGCATTGTTGCTAATTGAAGTAATGTTGTGTTTTGAGAATAATAGTATAATACTTTGCCCATTATGATGAGTTAATGATTTGTTAAAGGAGcgaaaagtttaatttattaggGACCACAAAGCATCAACATAAGCAAAACTTATTTCGGAAAACAGAAGGGCTGATGGTAAGTTTAGTGGGTTCCTATATTTGCAATGTGGGACCAATCGCATGTGCAAAATCAATATTGACAGCTATATTGAAGACATactttattatatttataaacaATTCAACTGTAAAGTTATTTATTTAGCAAATAGTAAAACATAATATGATTGTAATTAACTTTATTAtccttatgtgtttatgttcagGACACAACTAACTGGCCTCTTATTGCTCCATTGCCTTCTTATGGAAGAGGAAGAGAACGTCCAGGTGGAAGATACATGAGCTTCATCCATGGAGATGGTCTCCATGATGTCATTATTACTGGTATGTATATAATGTATAATTTATAAATTCTTGCTCTTGAAATTGCTTTATATATTTGCATATTGTTTTGATGAATTGATCATCATTTTCAGGTGAGAATGGGACAATAGATGGGCAAGGTGATGTGTGGTGGAACATGTGGAGACAGAGAACCTTGCAGTTCACTAGACCAAATCTTGTTGAGTTCAAGGATTCGAGAAGCATCATTATTTCTAATGTCATCTTCAAGAATTCACCTTTCTGGAACATTCATCCTGTATACTGCAGGTATTATTAATATCTAAACCCATTTTTTACGAAAATAGTTACAAATTCCCATGTTAAATTTCTAACctataccttttttttttttttttgatacacAGTAATGTTGTTATCCGATATGTTACAATATTGGCTCCACCTGACTCTCCCAACACCGATGGAATTGATCCAGGTATGTCatataaaacaataaaaactaaAATGCATTATTCTTTTCtttagtaaattacatttttggtccttgagtcTAGCTGATTTTTTCAATTTTACCCCCAAAAAGTTCTCTTGCAgtttttcttcttctttgaggttttttgtaatttttttgtcCCCTTCtccaagtaaaatgactataTTGCTTGgatcaaaattgcaaaaatcaccTATACTTTAAACAGGGACAAAAACGTAACAATAATTTtgaataaggaccaaaattgcaagagaaaatctttttgggatcaaaattgcaaaaaaattgcaaaaaatcAGCTAATACTAAAGAACCAAAAGTATATTTTTCTTTTCAtattgagtaaattacatttttggtctccGAGTATACTGAGATTTTCAATTAATCCTAATTGAGGTTTTTGTAACGTTTTTGGTCCTTGCTCTAGgtaaaatgattttattttttgGTAATAAAATTGCTAAAATCAGCTATACTCCGggacaaaaaaaattcaattcgaacagggaccaaaaatgaTGCACGAACCTCAAATAAGAACCTAAATTGCAAGGGAAAATTTTTTgagaccaaatttgtaaaaatcAGCTACATTCAGGGACCATAAATGtaaattactcattattttttcTCAAATTGGTGTAGATTCAAGCTCCCATGTATGCATCGAAGACTCCTACATTTCAACAGGAGATGACCTGGTGGCAGTAAAAAGCGGATGGGATGAATACGGAATTGCATACGGCCGCCCAAGTAATGACATCACAATCCGGCGACTCACCGGTTCATCTCCGTTCGCTGGAATCGCAGTCGGAAGCGAAACTTCCGGTGGAGTAACTAACGTGTTGGCAGAACACATAACCCTTTACAACACCGGAATCGGAATCCATCTAAAGACAAACATTGGTCGTGGCGGAATCATAAGAAACATAACCGTTTCCAATGTTTTCATGGATAAAGTCCGGAAAGGAATCAAGATTGCCGGTGATGTCGGCGATCATCCTGACGAAAACTATAACCCGAATGCGTTACCGGTAATGAAACATATCAGGATTAAGAATGTTTGGGGTGAAAATGTCCAGCAGCCGGGGTTAATCCAGGGTTTAAAGAACTCACCTTTTACAGATATTTGTCTGTCTAATATTAATCTGTTTGGGTCAAGTGGGGCCAAAAATGTTCCTTGGAAGTGTGCCGATGTTAGTGGTGGTGCGGTGCAAGTTAGCCCATCACCGTGTTCGGAGCTCATTAGCAGTCGTCAGACAGGTGAGTGCTCTGTACCTTTCTGAATGTGACGATTTCAACTGGGTCCATGTAGTGttgtaatatatttatatatgattcCTTTAATTTTATAACAATTGACAAGTTATAAGGGTGAAGTTTTTATTTCCTGTTTGTGTGTATAGTGTATACTAGATTACTAGTGGACTCTTTTTCTTCCTAAAACATAACAATGATGCAAAGACAATTGACATGCATGGTCCAAAATTTGAACAAACTCACTCTCTCAAAAACTTACAATCACTAATCTTGAAGATAACCACTCAACATTCAACAAGATATTAGAAAAAAGATACAatcatgaagatttgaaggtttaaTGTTTTCTTAGAAGAGAAATCATTAGCAGTTCGCCAGGAGTATAACTCAAATGAAGGCATATGTGAATTGGATGTATAACTCAAGCACACTATCCAACAGCTTACTATGCAAAAAGCAGAAACTCGTCTGACCAAAGTTAGCTCTTTGAAGGTTTGGAAGAGGTTGATTAATTAAGCTTTGTGCATCTCCTATGGATGCAATTAGTTATGTAcaaattacaaaaaaataaaagtataataaggTAAATAATTCAAAACGAGCTTATATACATAATAGATAATATACATTGACGGGTGGATGGTAGATCAATCGAGGAATATTTTATCAATCAAAAGTGTGTTTCAGAAATTTGCGAATGTTCTTCATAAATCCAGTTTCATCATCTACCTTCTTCTGCCTGTGTTGGCGCATCAAACTCTTCAGCTTCTCCCGATCAAACACTATCTTCGTCTTAATTACGTTGTCGTTGTTATTGCGAGGTTGGTTATGGTGGCGACGGGAGCCGTAatggtgcttcatcttcaacatgTTCAACGGAACCTCGCCGGGGAAACTTTCCGGAATCGAATTATCGGATTTACGTGAAGTGATCTCGTCGTTCCGAGGGATCCTGTTTTGCGTCCCGGACTTCCTGTAAGGTCGACGGTGTTTACCGATCTGTTTTGGCCCCATAGGAGGTTTACCACGGAAGTGTCGGTTGATAGGATGGAATCTGGAGAAATTCGTACCCTGCGTTAAATCATTCGTGGTTTTTTCCCGTTCAGTTAGGGGGTTGTTGGCGGTGGATTCGTCGGAATCCGATTTAGTCTTTTCTCCGGGGAGACGAATGTTTGAACCGGCGGAAGCTAGAGATTCGCATGAAGTATTTGTCAACTTGGATGCATGTTCAACGGCTGAAGGATTGGTTGCCTGTGGAGCTACCGGGAAACGTACGGCGGAGACGGTAAACAAGAAGAGCGTGAAGATGGTGAAGGCGGCGATTTTGTCGTCCATGATTTTGCATTTGTTTGTTAGATTTCTACATTGAGTTTGTTAAAAAAGGAAGTTGTTGTTCATCACAAGAAGTTTGACCTTGATGGTCAAAACAGGTAGCGGGAAGTACGGATCATCATCCACGTGTTTGGGATTATTCTCGTTTCTTTttctccaattttttttttttaattttaaaaaaaacaaataattttaaaCTTATCTATACAAAAATAAATCATCATTATGATGTATAAATATTAACGCTATTATGGTTGTTTTAAGCCTGGAAACGCAACTAACCATTATCTATTTGTCATTTCTTTTTTCTACAAATTTCTTTTACGTAAAAAttgataaatattataaaaattggTCATTGAAGTGACGGAGTCACAAGATTATTCAGTTTCTATAAgacaatcataataataaaaaacaaaattatatctGCAACATTTTATCCGAACAAACATTACTTCATCTATATAAAGAGTTTTTGgacagaaaaaagaaaaagaaaaagaaaaacagaAACAACCTTTACGTTTTCAGAGTTGATCAATAATATTTGAAAATGGTTTCAATTGTAGTTAGGTAGACTCTTAGGTTTAATGAATTATAATATCCTATATATCGTTTCTTAAAATCCATAATTCTATTGATCATTTAAAAAAACATACCTTAAGCATTTTACCTTCAACTTACACTTACACAAAAGTCAATTCATAAGTTGTTGCTAATGAAAAAGCTGACATTGTGTGCCATTGGTTTCTTCATGTCACCATATCTTTTTTGACTTGTAACAAGACATTGAGTATCTGATCTCACTCGCAAGCCTCTAGCAAGACCTCCAAACACATGCTCTTAGTCTTATATAAGAATAAGAGGCATTACATACATGTAGGGTCAATGCTAGAAGCCCTTGAGGGAGAGCAAGCAATCAATGCCttggaaaaaaaattcatttagatTTCTTCTTTCTAATCCTATTGGTGTTAGGGATGTTGATAAACCTTATTGGACAAGAACCCCTTTTATAAGCCAACAAAATATGGATTTATTGCCAAAAAAAAATGGAAGAAACAAAATAGTCCAATATGGTGGGGTCTTACATATCTTTGGCATCTGGCATTTAGTGCCAATTTATAAATCTTAATAGTCCAAAAAGATAAGATTTGTGCTAAAAGCATATCTACCTACAAATCACCAGCCCACAAATAAGTACGAGTAACATATTCTATTCTATTATTAGAGATCGATA of the Lactuca sativa cultivar Salinas chromosome 6, Lsat_Salinas_v11, whole genome shotgun sequence genome contains:
- the LOC111918787 gene encoding probable polygalacturonase, producing the protein MKHGGVWDAITCFAAVLVFLQCSCSAAGLVTCSGIVPMAYRSDKISITDFGAVGDGRTLNTKAFREAIYRIEHLKRRGGTLLYIPPGVYLTESFNLTSRMTLYLAKGAVIQATQDTTNWPLIAPLPSYGRGRERPGGRYMSFIHGDGLHDVIITGENGTIDGQGDVWWNMWRQRTLQFTRPNLVEFKDSRSIIISNVIFKNSPFWNIHPVYCSNVVIRYVTILAPPDSPNTDGIDPDSSSHVCIEDSYISTGDDLVAVKSGWDEYGIAYGRPSNDITIRRLTGSSPFAGIAVGSETSGGVTNVLAEHITLYNTGIGIHLKTNIGRGGIIRNITVSNVFMDKVRKGIKIAGDVGDHPDENYNPNALPVMKHIRIKNVWGENVQQPGLIQGLKNSPFTDICLSNINLFGSSGAKNVPWKCADVSGGAVQVSPSPCSELISSRQTGECSVPF